A genomic stretch from Clavelina lepadiformis chromosome 5, kaClaLepa1.1, whole genome shotgun sequence includes:
- the LOC143459829 gene encoding ADP-ribosylhydrolase ARH3-like isoform X2 — MLLSKYKGSALAALAGDCIGAEYEAAWQPVAYQTLMELEEILKNSQAASRRFLNYTDDTEMAHELAKSLVENGKFVAKDVASKFTKTFFTSPPCRYYGESVRTVFEKLQKASPFSDPFGPASEQFDGQGSYGNGSAMRVFPVALFCHGNQELLEKLAALSAKLTHVHIDAINGAKLQASAVEIALSSSDGSISWLEFWQKLKDLIDKFEVDVPEKVYTNKLDTIKELIAREEVASVHEFEDEVGTGIKATEAVCAAIYAFLMCLADRQPSELSSLSKVQQVVFYSISLGGDTDTIGTMAGAIAGAFYGDEGLPSYWLSACEGEDMARDLATKLHELNEK; from the exons ATGCTCTTGTCCAAGTATAAAGGGTCTGCTCTGGCGGCCTTAGCCGGGGACTGCATTGGGGCAGAATATGAAGCGGCGTGGCAGCCTGTTGCCTATCAAACACTTATGGAGCTGGaagaaatcttgaaaaactcTCAAGCTGCTT CAAGAAGATTTCTCAATTACACAGATGACACAGAGATGGCTCATGAACTAGCAAAGTCTTTGGTAGAAAATGGGAAGTTTGTTGCAAAAGATGTTGCTTCCAA gtttacaaaaacattttttacatcGCCACCATGTCGATATTATGGAGAAAGCGTGAGAactgtttttgaaaagttgCAGAAAGCATCACCATTTTCTGATCCATTTGGCCCTGCAAGCGAGCAGTTTGATGGTCAAGGTTCCTATGGCAACGGTTCTGCCATGCGCGTGTTCCCAGTAGCACTTTTCTGTCATGGAAACCAGGAACTTCTTGAAAAG CTGGCTGCTTTAAGTGCAAAACTCACGCACGTTCATATTGATGCTATCAATGGAGCAAAACTGCAAGCGTCTGCAGTTGAAATCGCCCTGTCTTCATCTGATGGCTCCATCTCTTGGTTGGAGTTCTGGCAGAAATTAAAAGATCTCATCGATAAATTTGAAGTTGATGTTCCTGAGAA AGTGTACACCAATAAGCTGGACACGATTAAGGAGTTGATTGCACGTGAAGAAGTTGCAAGTGTCCATGAGTTTGAGGATGAAGTTG GAACTGGCATAAAAGCAACAGAAGCAGTTTGTGCGGCCATCTACGCATTCCTTATGTGCTTGGCAGATCGTCAACCTTCAGAGCTGTCTTCTCTCTCGAAAGTTCAACAGGTCGTGTTCTATTCCATATCGCTTGGTGGGGACACTGACACAATTGGAACTATGGCTGGAGCAATAGCAGGAGCGTTCTATGGTGATGAAGGTCTTCCATCTTATTGGCTGTCTGCTTGTGAAGGAGAAGACATGGCCCGAGATCTTGCCACAAAACTACAtgaattaaatgaaaaatag
- the LOC143461110 gene encoding pinopsin-like isoform X2 gives MTATFEWMICLINAIEMDTLTATADFENLAEMVSTPVTNSDSTNPYVLYGDGWVPDHIQIVSREYYTFISVYMTVLSILSCFFNSVVIVVTIKYKELRKPINYIIVNLAVADLASTLIGCTIPIFTNAVGYFYLGKYVCQFLGYTVSISSIVSLLSISVMAFERFVVICKPFGSKRFGRKQALLGIAFTWTWSIIWNTPPLVLWDGYVPEGIGTSCAPNWLSEGLRERIYLLLYFITCFFIPLAVIAVCYWKILAFLREFARNNSLPENTKSEAKVTKLTAIASAAFLFAWLPYAGFSMYKIFTPGSQMNFAFASIPAYFAKSSHIYNPFIYVGLNRQFCKCVMRMFVSEQKKQNDTPANDNIKEVTV, from the exons atGACCGCAACCTTTGAG TGGATGATTTGCTTGATCAATGCTATAGAAATGGACACCTTAACCGCAACTGCTGATTTCG AAAATCTTGCAGAAATGGTTAGTACGCCAGTTACCAATAGCGATAGCACAAACCCCTATGTGTTGTACGGAGATGGATGGGTGCCTGATCATATTCAAATTGTCAGCAGAGAATATTACACGTTCATTTCAGTTTACATGACGGTTCTTTCCATTTTGTCCTGCTTCTTTAATAGCGTCGTGATTGTGGTGACTATAAAATACAAG GAACTTAGAAAACCCATCAATTACATTATAGTCAACCTTGCTGTGGCCGACTTAGCCAGTACTTTAATTGGATGCACGATTCCTATCTTTACCAACGCAGTCGGATACTTTTACTTGGGAAAATATGTCTGCCAGTTTTTAGGATATACAGTGTCTATTTCTA GTATCGTGAGTCTACTTTCGATCTCTGTTATGGCATTTGAgcgttttgttgttatttgtaAACCGTTTGGATCCAAACGATTTGGCCGCAAGCAAGCTTTATTAG GCATAGCATTTACATGGACATGGTCGATAATTTGGAACACACCGCCTTTGGTTTTGTGGGATGGATATGTCCCTGAGGGCATTGGCACAAGTTGCGCTCCGAACTGGCTTTCCGAAGGTTTGAg aGAAAGAATATATTTGCTGCTTTATTTCATTACCTGTTTTTTTATTCCGTTGGCGGTAATTGCAGTTTGCTACTGGAAAATTCTTGCTTTTTTGCGTGAG TTTGCCAGAAATAATTCACTTCCTGAAAATACAAAGTCGGAAGCCAAAGTTACAAAACTGACCGCAATTGCGTCTGCTGCGTTTTTGTTTGCTTGGTTGCCGTATGCTGGTTTTTCTATGTACAAGATCTTTACTCCAGGCTCACAA ATGAACTTCGCTTTTGCCAGTATCCCAGCGTACTTTGCCAAGTCGTCTCATATATACAACCCCTTCATATATGTTGGCTTAAACCGACAG TTTTGCAAATGCGTCATGAGGATGTTTGTCAGTGAACAAAAGAAGCAAAACGACACACCAGCAAACGACAACATAAAAGAGGttactgtttaa
- the LOC143460716 gene encoding uncharacterized protein LOC143460716, whose product MLLELRINVSDEFNIQQRKLQSSQRCQFILLNIGKRFTLSLSVVFLIVIQHKSAHNRQYTMLITVKAHRAILIFLGLVLLTPFGSSQSNTTRQQEDKDQSDDISECIYIHGYLVGNKTDVERCCNETVKEFEKLWYLGNGRDLTSYLETLRGWKCPRFEEECKQRLFNYTEYTQNVYKYFCEYETFVDSCFEEVKEAFMRNNNHDELQTQTVATGTNSTNDNSIYAQWNSIISRLQANSLSSSDLSKPCVQVALYEADEDHLGDYHEVIHINLPSCEVVWCGYDGETLRERIISSWTCMSFSCRAKMVSIMVICVLIGIVITTVNILVIAAITRNVDLRHSQGIYKISLAVADLIVGLIVFPTFAATLGRLVTTRLRDGPLANATGYLEVDGVLDQGTSVEISLPANRFLQVYSRPYLDFIGFFTVLSLTVSVFTLTVAGFDRFSAVYRPLSYRKDKAKTYARILCFVVWLLGILFSMLPLFTPTLQYSLIASILISSGGRGALVLYVVAFVIPLVIMWVINIATYQSTKKHAKVRRHLTIDSKRKTQSIETRLARTLGLMVGVFTLSIVPVALVILSSLFVGTIYFSQPRRVDVQGALVYNTFEFISIIILSCNSLWNFFIYNGRNLEFRKEVRAVKKSLFDKLGLDRCCDVMTLCAQRVAHDSRRRFSSIPSLSTYTGNRKKSSLATSTIKLSSESSTLDQTPSMLKTTTNLDVSTTGANGRSENNTSSQTEFSVASEKKSYKPIYKKNGKGKHAGPKSQNGDSSLATDDSVFRSFVIDANADRLFMSVMENIDEEITEQTDAVNGGNAKVESENTPV is encoded by the exons ATGTTGCTTGAGCTCAGAATAAATGTTAGTGACGAGTTCAACATTCAGCAACGTAAGCTTCAAAGTTCTCAAAGGTGTCAGTTTATTTTGCTAAACATTGGAAAGCGTTTTACTTTGTCTCTAAgcgttgtttttttaattgttattcaGCATAAATCTGCACATAACCGTCAATATACGATGCTGATAACCGTGAAAGCTCACAGAGcgattttgatatttttgggTCTTGTGTTATTGACTCCATTTGGTTCAAGCCAGTCCAACACGACAAGGCAACAAGAAGACAAAGACCAGAGTGACGACATAAGCGAATGCATTTACATTCACGGATACCTGGTTGGTAATAAGACAGATGTTGAGAGATGCTGCAATGAAACTGTGAAGGAATTTGAAAAGTTGTGGTATTTGGGAAACGGTCGGGATTTGACCAGTTACTTAGAAACATTGAGAGGTTGGAAATGTCCACGATTTGAAGAGGAATGCAAGCAACGACTCTTTAACTACACCGAGTACACTCAAAACGTTTACAAATATTTCTGCGAATACGAAACCTTTGTGGACAGTTGCTTTGAAGAAGTTAAAGAAGCTTTTATGCGTAATAATAATCACGATGAATTACAAACACAAACCGTAGCAACAGGGACAAACAGCACCAATGACAATTCGATTTACGCGCAGTGGAACTCGATAATATCTCGTCTTCAAGCAAACTCGCTTTCCTCGTCCGATTTATCGAAGCCTTGTGTACAAGTTGCACTTTATGAAGCCGACGAAGATCATCTCGGAGATTACCACGAAGTCATCCACATTAACTTACCCTCATGCGAAGTAGTGTGGTGCGGATACGACGGAGAAACTCTCCGAGAACGAATCATATCCTCTTGGACATGCATGTCGTTCAG TTGCCGGGCAAAGATGGTTTCAATCATGGTAATCTGTGTTCTTATTGGAATCGTCATAACAACAGTGAATATTCTGGTCATCGCAGCAATTACACGCAACGTTGATCTTCGTCACAGCCAAGGAATTTATAAGATATCTCTGGCCGTTGCGGACTTGATTGTTGGTTTAATTGTCTTCCCAACCTTTGCCGCTACATTAGGTCGTCTCGTAACAACACGTCTAAGAGACGGTCCTCTTGCGAACGCGACTGGGTATTTGGAAGTTGATGGCGTCCTTGATCAAGGCACGTCAGTTGAGATAAGTCTACCCGCTAATAGATTTCTGCAGGTGTACTCGCGTCCTTATTTGGATTTCATTGGTTTTTTCACCGTTTTGTCGTTGACTGTGTCAGTTTTCACATTGACAGTTGCTGGCTTTGATAGGTTTAGCGCCGTTTACCGGCCGTTGTCCTACAGGAAGGACAAGGCTAAAACCTACGCCAGAATACTCTGCTTTGTAGTATGGCTTTTAGGGATTCTCTTTTCCATGCTGCCTTTATTCACACCAACCTTGCAATATTCCTTGATTGCTTCCATTCTAATTTCGTCCGGTGGTCGAGGCGCACTCGTCTTGTACGTAGTAGCCTTCGTCATCCCGTTGGTCATCATGTGGGTCATTAATATTGCCACATATCAATCGACAAAGAAACATGCCAAAGTACGAAGACATTTGACAATCGATTCAAAGAGGAAAACCCAATCGATTGAAACGCGACTGGCTCGCACCCTGGGACTGATGGTCGGAGTTTTCACCTTAAGCATTGTGCCGGTGGCTTTGGTTATTCTAAGTTCATTGTTTGTTGGAACTATCTACTTCAGCCAACCGAGACGAGTGGACGTGCAAGGCGCTTTGGTTTACAACACTTTCGAGTTTATTTCCATTATCATCCTATCTTGCAACAGCTTGTGGAACTTCTTCATTTACAACGGAAGAAACTTGGAATTTCGAAAAGAGGTGAGAGCCGTGAAGAAATCGCTGTTCGACAAACTTGGCCTTGACCGTTGCTGCGACGTGATGACGTTGTGCGCCCAGCGTGTTGCCCACGACAGCAGACGACGTTTCTCGTCCATTCCTAGTCTTAGCACTTATACGGGAAACAGAAAGAAGAGTTCTCTCGCAACTTCAACCATCAAACTGAGCTCGGAGAGTAGCACGCTAGATCAAACCCCAAGCATGCTCAAAACGACAACGAATCTGGATGTCTCCACTACAGGGGCAAACGGCAGGTCAGAAAATAACACGAGCAGCCAGACAGAATTTTCAGTTGCAAGCGAGAAAAAATCTTACAAGCCAATTTATAAGAAAAATGGTAAAGGTAAACACGCTGGCCCGAAGTCCCAAAACGGCGACTCCTCGTTGGCGACCGACGACTCCGTTTTTCGTTCGTTCGTGATAGATGCAAACGCCGACAGGTTGTTTATGTCGGTGATGGAAAACATCGACGAGGAGATCACGGAACAAACTGATGCGGTTAACGGCGGAAACGCCAAAGTGGAAAGTGAAAACACACCTGTGTAA
- the LOC143460037 gene encoding ADP-ribosylhydrolase ARH3-like isoform X2, with the protein MAHELAKSLVENGKFVAKDVASKFTKTFFTSPPCRYYGASVRTVFEKLQKASPFSDPFGPASEQFDGQGSYGNGSAMRVFPVALFCHGNQELLEKLAALSAKLTHVHIDAINGAKLQASAVEIALSSSDGSISWLEFWQKLKDLIDKLEFDVPEKVYTNKLDMIKELIAREEVASVHEFEDKVGTGIKATEAVCAAIYAFLMCLADRQPSELSSLSKVQQVVFYSISLGGDTDTIGTMAGAIAGAFYGDEGLPSYWLSACEGEDMARDLATKLHELNEK; encoded by the exons ATGGCACATGAACTAGCAAAGTCTTTGGTAGAAAATGGGAAGTTTGTTGCAAAAGATGTTGCTTCCAA gtttacaaaaacattttttacatcGCCACCATGTCGATATTATGGAGCAAGCGTGAGAactgtttttgaaaagttgCAGAAAGCATCACCATTTTCTGATCCATTTGGCCCTGCAAGTGAGCAGTTTGATGGTCAAGGTTCCTATGGCAACGGTTCTGCCATGCGCGTGTTCCCAGTGGCACTTTTCTGTCATGGAAACCAGGAACTTCTTGAAAAG CTGGCTGCTTTAAGTGCAAAACTCACGCACGTTCATATTGATGCTATCAATGGAGCAAAACTGCAAGCGTCTGCAGTTGAAATCGCCCTGTCTTCATCTGATGGCTCGATCTCTTGGTTGGAGTTCtggcaaaaattaaaagatcTCATCGATAAATTGGAATTTGATGTTCCTGAGAA AGTGTATACCAATAAGCTGGACATGATTAAGGAGTTGATTGCACGTGAAGAAGTTGCAAGTGTCCATGAGTTTGAGGATAAAGTTG GAACTGGCATAAAAGCAACAGAAGCAGTTTGTGCGGCCATCTACGCATTCCTTATGTGCTTGGCAGATCGTCAACCTTCAGAGCTGTCTTCTCTCTCGAAAGTTCAACAGGTCGTGTTCTATTCCATATCGCTTGGTGGGGACACTGACACAATTGGAACTATGGCTGGAGCAATAGCAGGAGCGTTCTATGGTGATGAAGGTCTTCCATCTTATTGGCTGTCTGCTTGTGAAGGAGAAGACATGGCCCGAGATCTTGCCACAAAACTACAtgaattaaatgaaaaatag
- the LOC143460037 gene encoding ADP-ribosylhydrolase ARH3-like isoform X1, protein MLLSKYKGSALAALAGDCIGAEYEAAWQPVAYQTLMKLEEILKNSQAASRRFLNYTDDTEMAHELAKSLVENGKFVAKDVASKFTKTFFTSPPCRYYGASVRTVFEKLQKASPFSDPFGPASEQFDGQGSYGNGSAMRVFPVALFCHGNQELLEKLAALSAKLTHVHIDAINGAKLQASAVEIALSSSDGSISWLEFWQKLKDLIDKLEFDVPEKVYTNKLDMIKELIAREEVASVHEFEDKVGTGIKATEAVCAAIYAFLMCLADRQPSELSSLSKVQQVVFYSISLGGDTDTIGTMAGAIAGAFYGDEGLPSYWLSACEGEDMARDLATKLHELNEK, encoded by the exons ATGCTCTTGTCCAAGTATAAAGGGTCTGCTCTGGCGGCCTTAGCCGGTGACTGCATTGGGGCAGAATATGAAGCGGCGTGGCAGCCTGTTGCCTATCAAACACTTATGAAGCTGGaagaaatcttgaaaaactcTCAAGCTGCTT CTAGAAGATTTCTCAATTACACAGATGACACAGAGATGGCACATGAACTAGCAAAGTCTTTGGTAGAAAATGGGAAGTTTGTTGCAAAAGATGTTGCTTCCAA gtttacaaaaacattttttacatcGCCACCATGTCGATATTATGGAGCAAGCGTGAGAactgtttttgaaaagttgCAGAAAGCATCACCATTTTCTGATCCATTTGGCCCTGCAAGTGAGCAGTTTGATGGTCAAGGTTCCTATGGCAACGGTTCTGCCATGCGCGTGTTCCCAGTGGCACTTTTCTGTCATGGAAACCAGGAACTTCTTGAAAAG CTGGCTGCTTTAAGTGCAAAACTCACGCACGTTCATATTGATGCTATCAATGGAGCAAAACTGCAAGCGTCTGCAGTTGAAATCGCCCTGTCTTCATCTGATGGCTCGATCTCTTGGTTGGAGTTCtggcaaaaattaaaagatcTCATCGATAAATTGGAATTTGATGTTCCTGAGAA AGTGTATACCAATAAGCTGGACATGATTAAGGAGTTGATTGCACGTGAAGAAGTTGCAAGTGTCCATGAGTTTGAGGATAAAGTTG GAACTGGCATAAAAGCAACAGAAGCAGTTTGTGCGGCCATCTACGCATTCCTTATGTGCTTGGCAGATCGTCAACCTTCAGAGCTGTCTTCTCTCTCGAAAGTTCAACAGGTCGTGTTCTATTCCATATCGCTTGGTGGGGACACTGACACAATTGGAACTATGGCTGGAGCAATAGCAGGAGCGTTCTATGGTGATGAAGGTCTTCCATCTTATTGGCTGTCTGCTTGTGAAGGAGAAGACATGGCCCGAGATCTTGCCACAAAACTACAtgaattaaatgaaaaatag
- the LOC143459829 gene encoding ADP-ribosylhydrolase ARH3-like isoform X1, translated as MLLSKYKGSALAALAGDCIGAEYEAAWQPVAYQTLMELEEILKNSQAASRRFLNYTDDTEMAHELAKSLVENGKFVAKDVASKFTKTFFTSPPCRYYGESVRTVFEKLQKASPFSDPFGPASEQFDGQGSYGNGSAMRVFPVALFCHGNQELLEKLAALSAKLTHVHIDAINGAKLQASAVEIALSSSDGSISWLEFWQKLKDLIDKFEVDVPEKYILFEISVITYFSCHNRTLYHFENCYHRVYTNKLDTIKELIAREEVASVHEFEDEVGTGIKATEAVCAAIYAFLMCLADRQPSELSSLSKVQQVVFYSISLGGDTDTIGTMAGAIAGAFYGDEGLPSYWLSACEGEDMARDLATKLHELNEK; from the exons ATGCTCTTGTCCAAGTATAAAGGGTCTGCTCTGGCGGCCTTAGCCGGGGACTGCATTGGGGCAGAATATGAAGCGGCGTGGCAGCCTGTTGCCTATCAAACACTTATGGAGCTGGaagaaatcttgaaaaactcTCAAGCTGCTT CAAGAAGATTTCTCAATTACACAGATGACACAGAGATGGCTCATGAACTAGCAAAGTCTTTGGTAGAAAATGGGAAGTTTGTTGCAAAAGATGTTGCTTCCAA gtttacaaaaacattttttacatcGCCACCATGTCGATATTATGGAGAAAGCGTGAGAactgtttttgaaaagttgCAGAAAGCATCACCATTTTCTGATCCATTTGGCCCTGCAAGCGAGCAGTTTGATGGTCAAGGTTCCTATGGCAACGGTTCTGCCATGCGCGTGTTCCCAGTAGCACTTTTCTGTCATGGAAACCAGGAACTTCTTGAAAAG CTGGCTGCTTTAAGTGCAAAACTCACGCACGTTCATATTGATGCTATCAATGGAGCAAAACTGCAAGCGTCTGCAGTTGAAATCGCCCTGTCTTCATCTGATGGCTCCATCTCTTGGTTGGAGTTCTGGCAGAAATTAAAAGATCTCATCGATAAATTTGAAGTTGATGTTCCTGAGAAGtacattttgtttgaaatatctGTGATTACTTATTTTAGTTGCCATAACAGGACTTTGTACCATTTTGAAAACTGCTATCACAGAGTGTACACCAATAAGCTGGACACGATTAAGGAGTTGATTGCACGTGAAGAAGTTGCAAGTGTCCATGAGTTTGAGGATGAAGTTG GAACTGGCATAAAAGCAACAGAAGCAGTTTGTGCGGCCATCTACGCATTCCTTATGTGCTTGGCAGATCGTCAACCTTCAGAGCTGTCTTCTCTCTCGAAAGTTCAACAGGTCGTGTTCTATTCCATATCGCTTGGTGGGGACACTGACACAATTGGAACTATGGCTGGAGCAATAGCAGGAGCGTTCTATGGTGATGAAGGTCTTCCATCTTATTGGCTGTCTGCTTGTGAAGGAGAAGACATGGCCCGAGATCTTGCCACAAAACTACAtgaattaaatgaaaaatag
- the LOC143461110 gene encoding pinopsin-like isoform X1 — MNLLSFIITIATTWYRLLNSVTIIEQWMICLINAIEMDTLTATADFENLAEMVSTPVTNSDSTNPYVLYGDGWVPDHIQIVSREYYTFISVYMTVLSILSCFFNSVVIVVTIKYKELRKPINYIIVNLAVADLASTLIGCTIPIFTNAVGYFYLGKYVCQFLGYTVSISSIVSLLSISVMAFERFVVICKPFGSKRFGRKQALLGIAFTWTWSIIWNTPPLVLWDGYVPEGIGTSCAPNWLSEGLRERIYLLLYFITCFFIPLAVIAVCYWKILAFLREFARNNSLPENTKSEAKVTKLTAIASAAFLFAWLPYAGFSMYKIFTPGSQMNFAFASIPAYFAKSSHIYNPFIYVGLNRQFCKCVMRMFVSEQKKQNDTPANDNIKEVTV, encoded by the exons ATGAACCTGCTTTCTTTTATCATTACGATTGCAACCACATGGTATAGGCTATTAAATTCAGTTACTATTATTGAACAGTGGATGATTTGCTTGATCAATGCTATAGAAATGGACACCTTAACCGCAACTGCTGATTTCG AAAATCTTGCAGAAATGGTTAGTACGCCAGTTACCAATAGCGATAGCACAAACCCCTATGTGTTGTACGGAGATGGATGGGTGCCTGATCATATTCAAATTGTCAGCAGAGAATATTACACGTTCATTTCAGTTTACATGACGGTTCTTTCCATTTTGTCCTGCTTCTTTAATAGCGTCGTGATTGTGGTGACTATAAAATACAAG GAACTTAGAAAACCCATCAATTACATTATAGTCAACCTTGCTGTGGCCGACTTAGCCAGTACTTTAATTGGATGCACGATTCCTATCTTTACCAACGCAGTCGGATACTTTTACTTGGGAAAATATGTCTGCCAGTTTTTAGGATATACAGTGTCTATTTCTA GTATCGTGAGTCTACTTTCGATCTCTGTTATGGCATTTGAgcgttttgttgttatttgtaAACCGTTTGGATCCAAACGATTTGGCCGCAAGCAAGCTTTATTAG GCATAGCATTTACATGGACATGGTCGATAATTTGGAACACACCGCCTTTGGTTTTGTGGGATGGATATGTCCCTGAGGGCATTGGCACAAGTTGCGCTCCGAACTGGCTTTCCGAAGGTTTGAg aGAAAGAATATATTTGCTGCTTTATTTCATTACCTGTTTTTTTATTCCGTTGGCGGTAATTGCAGTTTGCTACTGGAAAATTCTTGCTTTTTTGCGTGAG TTTGCCAGAAATAATTCACTTCCTGAAAATACAAAGTCGGAAGCCAAAGTTACAAAACTGACCGCAATTGCGTCTGCTGCGTTTTTGTTTGCTTGGTTGCCGTATGCTGGTTTTTCTATGTACAAGATCTTTACTCCAGGCTCACAA ATGAACTTCGCTTTTGCCAGTATCCCAGCGTACTTTGCCAAGTCGTCTCATATATACAACCCCTTCATATATGTTGGCTTAAACCGACAG TTTTGCAAATGCGTCATGAGGATGTTTGTCAGTGAACAAAAGAAGCAAAACGACACACCAGCAAACGACAACATAAAAGAGGttactgtttaa